In the Candidatus Electrothrix sp. GW3-4 genome, one interval contains:
- a CDS encoding UDP-glucuronic acid decarboxylase family protein, whose product MKAVQQKKRILITGGAGFLGSHLCERLLADGHEVVCLDNYFTGNKQNIIHLLENPYFEVIRHDVTFPLYIEVDEIYNLACPASPIHYQFDPVQTTKTSVHGAINMLGLAKRVRAKIFQASTSEVYGDPKIHPQPESYWGHVNPNGIRSCYDEGKRCAETLFFDYRRQHKLNIKVARIFNTYGPRMHPNDGRVVSNFIVQALQGRPITIYGDGSHSRSFCYVDDLIEAFVRLMDTEDGFTGPVNTGNPGEFTILQLAENVIELTDSKSEIIFEPLPEDDPQQRQPDISLAKEKLGWEPRVTLREGLVPTIAYFDNFLRGINA is encoded by the coding sequence ATGAAGGCTGTGCAACAAAAAAAACGGATCCTTATTACCGGTGGAGCTGGTTTTCTGGGATCCCATCTCTGTGAACGATTATTAGCGGATGGGCATGAGGTTGTCTGTCTGGATAATTATTTCACAGGGAACAAGCAAAATATTATCCATCTCCTGGAAAACCCCTATTTCGAGGTAATCCGCCATGATGTGACCTTTCCTCTGTATATTGAGGTTGACGAAATCTACAATCTTGCCTGCCCTGCATCGCCCATACATTATCAATTTGACCCGGTGCAGACCACCAAGACTTCAGTGCATGGGGCCATTAATATGCTGGGATTGGCCAAAAGGGTTCGGGCAAAGATTTTTCAGGCCTCAACCTCCGAAGTCTATGGCGACCCGAAGATTCATCCACAGCCGGAGAGCTACTGGGGGCATGTTAACCCAAACGGTATCCGCTCCTGTTACGATGAAGGAAAACGATGCGCAGAAACCCTGTTTTTTGACTATCGTCGGCAGCATAAGCTGAATATCAAGGTGGCTCGCATTTTTAATACCTACGGTCCGAGGATGCATCCTAATGATGGGCGGGTGGTCTCAAACTTTATTGTTCAGGCCTTGCAAGGCCGCCCTATAACTATTTACGGAGATGGCTCCCACTCCAGATCCTTTTGTTACGTCGACGATTTGATTGAGGCCTTTGTTCGCTTGATGGACACAGAGGATGGTTTCACCGGGCCAGTGAACACCGGTAATCCTGGTGAGTTCACGATCCTGCAACTAGCGGAAAACGTCATTGAACTGACGGACTCAAAATCGGAGATTATTTTTGAGCCGCTTCCTGAGGATGACCCACAACAGCGCCAGCCAGATATCTCCTTGGCAAAGGAAAAGCTTGGTTGGGAGCCCAGGGTGACCCTGCGGGAAGGGTTAGTTCCGACTATTGCGTATTTTGATAATTTTTTACGGGGAATCAATGCCTGA
- a CDS encoding sugar phosphate nucleotidyltransferase translates to MPSTLAMILAGGRVDELGVLTHYRPKSAVPFGGFARVIDFPLTNLMRSGIERIAILSQYRSYSLINHIGTGAAWDMIGRHRGISILPPFKDYENPHWYRGSADAVHQNLDFVRYHKPREILILSGDHIYEMDYRDMIRFHNEHDADLTAAFIRVKKEDAARRFGVAEIGDEYNEGGQLLSYEEKPANPKGEWASLTVLCFKPEVLYKVLRKNQAATSYEFGRDIIPMMVREGMKVLGYKFQGYWGYTRTVNEYWQTSMDLLGSNPLLDLEKWGVRTNLEHRDIRDCQPLKVGSQGVLDNSLAYNGCIIEGTVKNSILFPGVRVEKGAVVENSVLFFNTLVKEGGQLQQVVCDVNTTFGADVQVGISSTGASDRVTVIGWNNHVPDKMTIGCGCSVAPGIAEEQWPENGLEDMEELQ, encoded by the coding sequence ATGCCTTCTACATTGGCCATGATTCTGGCCGGTGGCCGTGTTGATGAACTGGGTGTACTGACCCATTATCGCCCTAAGTCTGCTGTTCCTTTTGGCGGATTTGCCCGGGTGATTGATTTTCCGCTGACCAACCTGATGCGTTCGGGGATTGAGCGGATTGCTATTCTCAGTCAGTATCGCTCCTATTCTTTGATTAATCATATCGGGACGGGAGCAGCCTGGGATATGATCGGACGGCATCGAGGCATTTCCATTCTTCCGCCCTTTAAGGATTATGAAAATCCGCATTGGTACAGAGGGTCGGCAGATGCTGTGCATCAAAATCTCGATTTTGTTCGCTATCATAAGCCCCGTGAAATCCTGATTCTCTCCGGTGACCATATCTATGAAATGGATTATCGCGATATGATTCGTTTTCATAATGAACATGATGCAGATCTGACTGCTGCCTTTATCAGGGTCAAGAAAGAAGATGCGGCCCGGCGTTTCGGGGTGGCGGAGATAGGTGATGAGTATAATGAGGGCGGCCAGCTACTCTCCTACGAGGAGAAGCCTGCAAACCCTAAAGGGGAATGGGCCTCCCTAACGGTTCTTTGCTTCAAGCCGGAGGTGCTCTATAAGGTGCTGCGCAAGAACCAGGCAGCTACCTCTTATGAGTTTGGACGGGATATTATCCCGATGATGGTTCGGGAGGGAATGAAGGTACTTGGCTATAAATTCCAGGGCTATTGGGGCTATACCCGTACTGTCAACGAGTATTGGCAAACATCAATGGACCTTCTGGGGAGCAATCCTTTGCTTGATTTGGAAAAATGGGGTGTACGAACCAATCTTGAGCATCGGGATATTCGTGACTGTCAACCCCTGAAAGTTGGATCGCAAGGTGTCTTGGACAATTCTTTGGCCTATAACGGGTGTATTATTGAGGGCACAGTGAAAAATTCTATCCTCTTTCCTGGCGTTCGGGTAGAAAAAGGGGCAGTGGTTGAAAACTCTGTGCTCTTTTTTAACACCCTGGTCAAAGAGGGGGGGCAGCTTCAGCAGGTGGTCTGTGATGTCAACACCACTTTCGGGGCTGATGTGCAGGTCGGTATTTCCAGTACAGGTGCCAGTGACCGCGTGACTGTTATCGGTTGGAATAATCATGTCCCTGATAAGATGACTATTGGTTGCGGGTGCTCGGTTGCGCCGGGTATCGCAGAAGAACAATGGCCGGAAAACGGGCTGGAGGATATGGAGGAACTGCAATGA
- a CDS encoding DHH family phosphoesterase, whose protein sequence is MKQTRLEKIADIVTRSASRNSALNRLNGFYELFEKDDEVLVVITADPDSLASAMAVKRLLSYRVGSVTIGYPNEIRRLNNITMVERLKIPIERLHTLPVNDYSKLVMLDSQPTHQPCFEKLQFDAVIDHHPVSEGWDAKFIDIRPEYGAVASMMVEYLRAANITPSVALATALYYGIKVDTQNFEKKNMQLADGISFRYVFNIANRNLVRKFDLTELRRSELKYFKIALNEVKSSKGRAYAHIGRVGTPDILVIIADFLNHVDKFDWVFVSGVSGEKLVVILRCDGYRKNAGNFARKTFAEYGSAGGHREAARAELPLKNLPLREGQEFTTSTLIRIATRHM, encoded by the coding sequence TTGAAGCAGACACGACTGGAAAAGATAGCAGATATTGTTACTCGCAGTGCCAGTCGTAATTCGGCGCTGAATCGTCTGAACGGTTTTTACGAGCTTTTTGAAAAGGACGATGAGGTCCTTGTTGTCATTACCGCAGACCCGGACTCACTGGCCAGTGCAATGGCGGTGAAACGGCTTCTCAGCTACCGGGTGGGCAGCGTGACTATCGGCTATCCCAACGAGATACGACGGCTCAATAATATAACGATGGTTGAACGGTTGAAGATTCCCATCGAACGCCTGCATACCCTGCCCGTCAATGATTATTCCAAGCTGGTCATGCTGGACTCTCAGCCGACCCATCAGCCCTGTTTTGAAAAGCTCCAGTTTGATGCCGTCATAGATCATCATCCTGTGTCAGAGGGCTGGGATGCAAAATTTATTGATATTCGACCTGAATACGGTGCTGTTGCCTCAATGATGGTTGAATATCTTCGGGCAGCGAATATTACCCCCTCAGTTGCCCTTGCCACTGCCCTTTATTACGGAATAAAGGTTGATACGCAAAATTTTGAGAAAAAGAATATGCAGTTGGCGGATGGAATATCCTTTCGCTATGTGTTTAATATCGCCAACCGTAATCTCGTCCGTAAATTTGATCTGACCGAGCTGCGTCGTTCCGAGTTAAAGTATTTCAAGATCGCCCTTAACGAGGTGAAATCAAGTAAGGGGAGGGCCTATGCCCATATAGGACGGGTGGGAACCCCAGATATTCTTGTTATTATTGCTGATTTTTTGAACCATGTTGATAAGTTCGACTGGGTTTTTGTGTCAGGGGTAAGCGGCGAAAAACTTGTGGTCATTCTCCGCTGTGACGGTTATCGAAAAAACGCCGGTAATTTTGCCCGCAAGACCTTTGCCGAATACGGGTCAGCAGGTGGGCACCGGGAAGCTGCACGAGCTGAGCTACCACTCAAGAATCTGCCGTTGCGTGAAGGCCAGGAGTTCACCACCAGTACCCTGATACGTATTGCGACCCGTCATATGTAA
- the gmd gene encoding GDP-mannose 4,6-dehydratase, whose protein sequence is MKKAFITGVTGQDGAYLAEFLLEKGYIVHGLKRRTSLFNTDRVDHLYQDPHEEDVRFHLHHGDLTDSTNLIRIIQEVQPDEIYNLAAQSHVAVSFETPEYTANSDALGTLRLLEAVRILGLEKKSRFYQASTSELFGKVQEVPQTESTPFYPRSPYAAAKLYSYWITINYREAYNMYCCNGILFNHESPIRGETFVTRKITRALARIKLGLQDALYLGNLDAKRDWGHAKDYVQMQWLMLQQEKPEDYVIATGVQHSVREFVEIAAAELGMSVGWQGKGLDEVGIEEKTGKTIVRIDPRYFRPTEVETLLGDPAKAKGQLGWEPKISFAEMVQEMVIEDLKMAERDQMIRQKGYKAYNYFE, encoded by the coding sequence ATGAAGAAAGCTTTTATTACCGGGGTAACCGGCCAGGACGGCGCTTATCTTGCTGAGTTTCTCCTTGAAAAAGGGTATATAGTTCACGGTCTCAAACGAAGAACTTCCTTGTTTAACACAGACCGGGTGGACCACCTTTACCAGGATCCCCATGAAGAGGATGTTCGCTTCCATCTTCATCACGGTGATCTGACAGATTCCACCAACCTCATCAGAATTATTCAGGAAGTTCAGCCGGACGAAATATACAATCTGGCTGCCCAAAGTCATGTGGCGGTTTCTTTTGAGACGCCGGAGTACACCGCCAACAGCGATGCCCTTGGTACCTTGCGTCTGCTTGAGGCTGTCCGGATTCTCGGTCTGGAGAAGAAAAGCCGCTTTTATCAGGCGTCAACCTCGGAGCTTTTCGGTAAGGTTCAGGAGGTTCCCCAAACTGAGAGCACACCGTTTTACCCCCGCTCCCCTTATGCCGCAGCAAAACTGTATTCTTACTGGATTACGATAAATTATAGGGAGGCCTATAATATGTACTGCTGCAACGGGATTCTCTTTAATCATGAATCACCGATTCGAGGAGAAACCTTTGTTACCCGCAAGATTACCCGGGCGTTGGCCCGTATCAAGCTGGGCTTACAGGATGCCCTTTATCTGGGAAATTTGGATGCCAAACGGGACTGGGGGCATGCCAAGGATTATGTCCAAATGCAATGGCTGATGTTGCAGCAGGAGAAACCAGAGGATTATGTCATAGCCACCGGCGTGCAGCACTCGGTACGGGAATTTGTTGAAATTGCAGCAGCAGAACTCGGTATGTCAGTGGGCTGGCAAGGAAAGGGGCTGGATGAAGTGGGCATTGAGGAAAAAACTGGTAAGACAATTGTGAGGATTGATCCACGTTATTTTCGTCCTACTGAAGTGGAAACCCTTTTGGGTGATCCGGCTAAGGCAAAAGGACAATTAGGCTGGGAGCCCAAGATCAGCTTTGCTGAGATGGTGCAGGAAATGGTTATTGAAGATTTGAAGATGGCTGAGCGTGACCAGATGATTCGTCAAAAAGGGTACAAGGCTTATAATTATTTTGAGTAG
- a CDS encoding FAD-dependent oxidoreductase produces MISRRDFLRISAMASAAALVNWQCPIASARSAKKKENQYDAVIIGAGLGGLSCAALLAQSGFKPLVIEKNSNPGGYATSFQRGDFTCEASLHGVTGYPQSLQVLDQLGVADKLSFVPHDFSWSSRYPGLDLNLPQPWVEGGGIEGAANKLVHEFPGETEGIVGYMNCWAGLLADIELFYSPDGGMPEDPSQFPVLYPTWYSIMDKTLDELFQDYVLTTPALKAILGQSWPYYGLPPAQIPAWLYLMYTGMYYGYGNFYIGGTSSSLSEALVETIKGAGGEVLLDTEVNKIIVKNGRAVGVKAKKIAGGDPRTLHYYGLAVVSNVALPLTFGKLLPQAKSIDELRQGYLDNVALGQPSTSHVNIWLGLDLSKDDNGIFMNGYNNLSSSTIIYGGYDHDEAYDALLQCDPERGGVAVLAHDKILPGYSPDGYLSLTVTMLSGYEPWQEFEEEYRAGEKGRYYEEKDRIVEQLISFLEERALPGLSDLIVMQEASTPLTNVRITNNTQGAIYGYDQTMDNSGFTRQERFGQRTPIDGLYLAGAWSYPGGGFEPVMLSGVDAVKCMVEDWGYPTS; encoded by the coding sequence ATGATTTCGCGCAGAGATTTTTTACGAATATCGGCGATGGCCTCGGCAGCAGCACTGGTGAACTGGCAATGTCCCATAGCTTCGGCACGCAGTGCAAAGAAAAAAGAGAATCAATATGATGCGGTAATTATTGGTGCTGGATTGGGAGGCCTGTCCTGTGCCGCTTTACTTGCCCAGAGCGGTTTTAAACCCCTTGTAATTGAGAAGAACAGCAATCCAGGAGGTTATGCCACTTCCTTTCAGCGCGGTGACTTTACCTGTGAGGCCTCTTTGCACGGAGTGACTGGGTATCCGCAGAGTTTACAGGTGCTTGACCAGCTTGGTGTCGCTGATAAACTTTCCTTTGTTCCGCATGATTTCAGCTGGAGTTCACGATATCCAGGATTAGACCTTAATCTTCCTCAACCATGGGTGGAAGGAGGGGGGATTGAGGGTGCTGCTAACAAGCTTGTTCACGAGTTTCCTGGTGAGACCGAAGGGATCGTTGGATATATGAATTGCTGGGCAGGCCTGCTTGCTGATATAGAGCTATTTTATTCTCCAGATGGGGGAATGCCTGAAGATCCCTCACAGTTCCCTGTGCTGTACCCAACATGGTACAGTATTATGGACAAGACGTTGGATGAGCTTTTTCAGGACTATGTTTTGACGACCCCTGCTTTGAAGGCCATCTTAGGGCAGTCATGGCCCTACTACGGACTGCCGCCAGCACAGATCCCTGCGTGGCTCTATTTGATGTATACGGGGATGTACTATGGTTATGGGAATTTCTATATTGGAGGCACCTCAAGTAGCTTAAGTGAAGCTCTCGTTGAGACCATTAAGGGGGCTGGCGGCGAAGTGCTTCTTGATACGGAAGTGAATAAAATTATAGTTAAAAATGGAAGGGCTGTCGGGGTGAAGGCCAAGAAGATAGCTGGGGGGGACCCACGCACTCTCCATTATTATGGCCTGGCTGTGGTGAGCAATGTTGCTCTTCCCCTGACATTTGGCAAGCTCCTTCCCCAAGCCAAGTCTATTGATGAGTTAAGGCAGGGGTACTTGGATAATGTTGCGTTAGGGCAACCGAGTACAAGTCATGTCAATATCTGGCTGGGACTAGACCTGAGTAAGGATGATAACGGCATCTTTATGAATGGTTATAACAATCTTTCATCAAGTACCATAATCTATGGTGGCTATGATCATGATGAGGCCTATGACGCACTTTTACAATGTGACCCAGAACGTGGCGGAGTTGCTGTATTAGCCCATGATAAAATATTACCAGGATACTCGCCTGATGGTTATTTGAGTCTTACCGTGACCATGCTTTCCGGTTATGAACCTTGGCAAGAGTTTGAGGAGGAATACCGCGCAGGGGAGAAAGGTCGCTACTACGAGGAAAAGGACCGTATTGTGGAACAACTTATTAGCTTTCTTGAAGAGCGAGCCCTGCCGGGACTATCCGACTTGATCGTCATGCAGGAGGCGTCCACGCCCTTAACCAATGTCCGTATTACCAATAATACCCAGGGGGCAATATACGGGTACGACCAGACCATGGATAATTCCGGATTTACACGACAGGAAAGGTTTGGTCAGCGGACACCAATTGATGGTCTTTATCTTGCTGGTGCCTGGTCCTATCCTGGCGGTGGCTTTGAGCCTGTCATGCTTTCTGGGGTAGATGCGGTAAAATGTATGGTAGAGGACTGGGGGTATCCAACTTCTTGA
- the ccsB gene encoding c-type cytochrome biogenesis protein CcsB, whose translation MMNSSQLFGYTTIIYLISAAFYIGLLVFRHKKIGLIGLALAGIGVLVHTAALGLRWHESYQISMGHAPLTNMYESLVFFAWCTTLFYILLELKFKASVLGALVMPLAVTTMAYASLSTRIDQDISPLIPALQSNWLLAHVITCFIGYGAFAVAAGIGIIYLLKHFAIKHNLSEKNLLSTLPELPLLDDLTHKTIIFGFMWLTAGIITGAVWANEAWGTYWSWDPKETWSIITWFVYALALHARFTRGWNGPRIAWLAILGFLSVFFTYFGVNFLLAGLHSYGSS comes from the coding sequence ATGATGAATAGCTCCCAACTCTTTGGTTATACCACCATAATATACCTGATTTCAGCAGCGTTTTACATTGGCCTGCTTGTTTTTCGTCATAAAAAAATTGGCCTGATCGGCCTGGCCCTTGCCGGTATTGGTGTCCTGGTCCATACAGCGGCCCTTGGCCTGCGCTGGCATGAATCGTATCAGATTAGCATGGGCCATGCGCCCTTAACCAATATGTATGAGTCGTTGGTCTTCTTTGCCTGGTGTACAACCCTCTTTTACATCCTGCTGGAATTAAAATTCAAGGCCAGTGTTCTCGGCGCCTTGGTCATGCCCCTGGCCGTTACGACTATGGCCTACGCCTCTCTTTCAACAAGAATTGACCAAGATATCAGCCCGCTAATTCCAGCCCTGCAATCTAACTGGCTGCTTGCCCATGTCATCACCTGCTTTATCGGCTACGGTGCCTTTGCCGTTGCTGCTGGTATCGGAATCATCTATTTGTTAAAGCATTTTGCTATCAAACATAATCTCTCGGAAAAAAATCTCCTTTCCACCCTTCCCGAACTCCCCCTACTGGATGACCTCACCCACAAAACCATTATCTTCGGCTTCATGTGGCTAACAGCTGGTATTATTACCGGTGCGGTCTGGGCCAACGAGGCCTGGGGGACCTATTGGAGCTGGGATCCCAAAGAAACCTGGTCCATCATTACCTGGTTTGTCTATGCCTTGGCCCTGCATGCCCGCTTCACTCGGGGCTGGAACGGCCCCCGCATAGCCTGGTTGGCGATCCTCGGCTTTCTTTCTGTCTTTTTCACCTATTTCGGCGTCAACTTCCTCCTGGCAGGGTTGCACAGTTACGGCTCCAGTTAA
- a CDS encoding PAS domain-containing protein — translation MQKIEKNYVFLENVRASVVVHGPDTKVIACNKAAQNLFGLTKEQMLGKEAIDPFWKFYNEDKSDMKQPDYPVNYVLAHKKELKDFIAGIHRPDREYITWVLIDAVPEFSSTGKVTCIIVTCMDITKLRQLEAERENLIKDLQHALGEVKTLRGILPICSFCKNIRNDRGYYERVENYIHKVSGADFSHTVCPDCMKKNYPELSTSMTKKKE, via the coding sequence GCCCTGACACCAAAGTAATAGCCTGTAATAAAGCGGCACAAAATTTGTTTGGGCTCACAAAAGAACAGATGCTTGGAAAAGAAGCTATTGATCCATTCTGGAAATTTTACAATGAAGACAAAAGCGACATGAAGCAGCCTGATTATCCGGTAAATTATGTCCTTGCACATAAGAAGGAATTAAAAGATTTCATTGCCGGGATCCACAGGCCAGATAGGGAATATATAACGTGGGTATTAATTGATGCTGTCCCTGAATTCTCCTCTACTGGCAAGGTGACATGTATCATTGTAACATGTATGGATATTACCAAGCTAAGGCAACTGGAAGCTGAGCGAGAAAATTTAATTAAAGATCTTCAACATGCTCTTGGAGAGGTTAAAACTTTGCGGGGCATACTTCCTATCTGTTCGTTTTGTAAAAATATCAGGAATGATAGGGGATATTATGAACGAGTAGAAAACTATATTCATAAAGTATCAGGCGCTGACTTTAGTCATACAGTCTGTCCCGATTGTATGAAGAAAAACTATCCAGAACTATCAACATCAATGACCAAGAAAAAAGAGTAA
- a CDS encoding sugar phosphate nucleotidyltransferase: MREAKDTLVLLLAGGIGSRLNILVGHRAKPAVPFGGLYRIIDFSLSNVMNSGLTRVGVLTQYKPLSLMRHIQNGEAWDFTGRTRGVKILPPRTGEKDSDWYKGTADAIRQNIDFIRDNQSEQVVILSGDHIYQMDFDDMITSHRAKKAGVTIGMMVVPKSEIHQFGAGIVDDENRIVDWEEKPKEPRTNLASMGIYVFDTEYLLNALSCDREEIDFGIHIIPRAIEEKQVYAYPFYGYWRDVGTIQSYWDANMDILRADSGISPEEWGIRPNTEADGQAMDRAPARFAQGCTVHSSMISAGSVIEGTVLNSVLSPGVIVQKGAVVRDSVILEDTVIEKGAEVDLAVCDKRVHIKEGALVGHGDEEAKRISNQEYPTHLYSGITLIGKEVRIPARMRIGRNCIIRPGMKGRDERVFPSELEHGGLF; this comes from the coding sequence ATGAGAGAAGCAAAGGATACCTTGGTACTTTTGCTGGCTGGTGGTATTGGCAGTCGTCTCAATATCTTGGTCGGGCACCGAGCCAAACCGGCAGTGCCTTTTGGCGGTCTGTATCGGATCATAGATTTTTCCTTGTCCAATGTGATGAACTCCGGCCTGACGCGGGTTGGTGTGCTGACCCAGTACAAGCCCTTATCCTTGATGCGTCACATTCAGAACGGTGAGGCCTGGGATTTTACAGGGAGAACACGGGGAGTCAAAATCCTGCCCCCCCGTACTGGTGAGAAGGATTCGGATTGGTACAAAGGGACTGCGGACGCTATCCGGCAAAATATTGACTTTATCAGAGACAACCAATCCGAGCAGGTCGTTATTCTGTCTGGAGACCATATCTATCAGATGGATTTTGATGATATGATCACCTCTCATCGTGCAAAGAAAGCCGGGGTAACCATTGGCATGATGGTGGTGCCCAAAAGTGAGATCCATCAGTTCGGCGCCGGAATTGTCGATGATGAAAATCGTATCGTTGACTGGGAAGAAAAGCCCAAAGAACCGAGGACCAATCTGGCATCAATGGGGATTTATGTCTTTGATACCGAATATTTGCTCAATGCCCTTTCCTGTGATCGAGAGGAAATTGACTTCGGTATACATATCATCCCCCGGGCCATTGAAGAAAAACAGGTCTATGCCTATCCTTTTTATGGATATTGGCGGGACGTGGGTACGATTCAATCCTATTGGGATGCAAATATGGATATTCTCCGGGCCGATTCTGGAATTTCACCGGAAGAATGGGGGATACGCCCCAATACAGAGGCAGACGGACAGGCTATGGACAGGGCTCCAGCCCGTTTTGCGCAAGGTTGTACGGTACACTCCTCTATGATCTCAGCTGGAAGCGTTATTGAGGGCACCGTGCTCAATTCAGTGCTGTCTCCGGGCGTGATTGTCCAGAAAGGAGCTGTTGTCCGCGATTCGGTCATCCTGGAAGACACTGTTATTGAGAAGGGTGCGGAGGTTGATTTAGCGGTCTGTGATAAACGGGTACATATTAAAGAAGGCGCTCTTGTGGGGCATGGGGATGAAGAGGCAAAGCGAATTTCTAATCAAGAGTATCCAACCCATTTATACAGCGGCATCACCTTGATAGGTAAGGAAGTACGGATTCCAGCGAGAATGAGGATCGGCAGAAATTGCATTATACGTCCGGGGATGAAAGGTCGAGATGAGAGAGTGTTCCCGAGTGAACTTGAACATGGTGGCCTTTTTTAA
- a CDS encoding cytochrome c biogenesis protein ResB: protein MASKSKNPVWAFLASVKLALLLIALLASTSIIGTVIEQNKPEAHYIKQGAWLTSKTFQLLPFEAHEHYVEQGGKSFAKVIMALDFDDMYNSVWFLCLLGIFSINLIVCSLDRIPTVIKMVRKDNLATDPDRLPKMKLSKEEKVAGTLAMATEEVEKYLHHKGWKPDSRAQQYGTLFFSQKGAWTRYGVYVVHLSILVILLGAVIGSSTVATKILKNREFAFKGGISLPETAQSDFIFSYADDKKIPLGFTVRCNYFDIDYYPGTGMPKDYLSGLTVLEDGKEVLTTTIEVNKPLIYKGITFYQSSYNQIGAAIIKLRETTSGNMHAFPVNPKNYSVTHQWTEGESDAMIRIQSARPVQTPDGKTSTEMKIWLMDSDGPPSMFTLMYGTTVIVERPKAKYELSIDPHFATGLQVAKDPGVWWVYTGCALMLIGLYLAFFMSHRKIWAHVYEIDGQPMVLFAGHANKNSFGFAKTFSSLTEDFAKKK from the coding sequence ATGGCATCAAAATCGAAAAATCCAGTTTGGGCATTCCTGGCCTCTGTTAAACTTGCCCTTCTTCTTATTGCCCTTCTTGCATCTACCTCAATTATCGGTACGGTTATAGAGCAAAATAAACCGGAGGCGCATTATATCAAGCAAGGGGCCTGGTTGACCTCCAAGACATTCCAACTCCTTCCTTTTGAAGCTCATGAGCATTACGTAGAACAAGGAGGCAAATCGTTTGCAAAGGTCATCATGGCTCTTGATTTTGATGACATGTACAACTCTGTCTGGTTTCTCTGCCTCCTGGGGATATTCAGCATCAATCTCATTGTGTGCAGCCTGGATCGTATCCCCACAGTGATCAAGATGGTACGCAAGGATAATTTGGCCACAGATCCGGACCGTCTGCCCAAAATGAAGCTGAGCAAAGAAGAAAAGGTTGCAGGCACCCTTGCCATGGCAACAGAAGAGGTCGAAAAGTATCTCCACCACAAGGGATGGAAGCCTGACAGTCGTGCGCAACAATATGGCACCCTCTTTTTCTCTCAGAAAGGGGCGTGGACACGCTACGGCGTCTATGTGGTCCATCTCTCCATCCTGGTCATCCTGCTCGGAGCTGTCATCGGCTCCTCAACCGTTGCCACCAAGATCTTAAAAAATCGTGAATTCGCCTTTAAAGGAGGCATTTCTCTGCCAGAAACCGCGCAGAGCGATTTTATCTTCTCCTATGCTGACGATAAAAAGATCCCCCTTGGTTTTACTGTCCGCTGCAATTATTTCGACATTGATTATTATCCCGGCACGGGCATGCCTAAGGATTACCTCTCCGGCCTCACGGTCCTTGAAGACGGCAAAGAGGTGCTCACCACCACCATTGAGGTCAATAAGCCCCTTATCTATAAGGGGATCACCTTTTACCAATCAAGTTATAACCAGATAGGCGCAGCCATTATCAAATTGCGTGAAACAACCTCTGGTAATATGCACGCGTTCCCCGTTAATCCAAAAAATTATTCAGTTACCCATCAATGGACAGAAGGGGAATCCGATGCTATGATCCGTATTCAATCCGCTCGCCCGGTGCAGACCCCTGATGGAAAGACCAGCACAGAGATGAAGATCTGGTTGATGGACTCTGACGGACCGCCATCCATGTTTACTCTGATGTACGGCACAACGGTCATTGTAGAGCGACCCAAGGCAAAATACGAACTCTCCATTGATCCTCATTTTGCCACTGGCCTTCAAGTGGCAAAAGACCCTGGTGTCTGGTGGGTCTACACAGGCTGCGCCCTGATGCTCATCGGCTTGTACCTGGCCTTTTTCATGTCCCATCGAAAAATATGGGCCCATGTCTATGAGATAGACGGCCAACCTATGGTGCTTTTTGCTGGCCATGCCAACAAGAACAGCTTTGGTTTTGCCAAGACGTTTTCTTCCCTGACTGAAGACTTTGCCAAGAAAAAATGA